In the Zingiber officinale cultivar Zhangliang chromosome 5A, Zo_v1.1, whole genome shotgun sequence genome, GCATCTATGGCATGGGTGGTGTCGGTAAGACCACCGTATTGAAGAGCATCCAGCAATACTATCTTAACCAAAGCAAATTTGACCATGTCATTTGGGTTGTGGCCTCCAAAGACTGCCAATTGAAAAGGCTTCAGGAGGAGATTGCCACGAGACTAGGACTGATGACACTGCAAGAGAATGACGATGAAAAAGCTTGTGGCGATAAGCTGTTTATCTACTTGAAGAACAAGAAGTGTTTGTTGTTTCTTGATGACATTTGGGAACAATTGGATCTTCAGCTGTTGGGGATGGCACACTCGGCTACTGAGCGAGGCCAGCAGCAGCCACGCAAAGTTGTGGTGTTCACAACCCGTAGCGAGACAGTATGTGGACAaatgacaacaacaacaaaattTAAAGTCAAATGCCTGGATCCAGATAAAGCGTGGCAACTCTTTGAGCAGAATATCGATGGGGATATTCTCAAATCAGATGGTGGAATTAAGTTCGTTGCTCAAGAACTTGCTAAAGAATGTGCAGGTCTTCCACTCGCTCTTATAACCGTCGCCCGGGCTATGTTAGGGAAAAGGTCTTGGGAAGTTTGGAACGACGCTCTTCATCAAATCAGAGATAAACATGAGTGGTCAACCATTGGTCTTTCAAAGGATTCAGTTGTAATGTATAAAGCCTTCAAGCTAAGCTACGATAGCTTAGAAAATGACTCCATAAGAGAATGTCTTTTGTGTTGCTCTTTGTGGCCTGAAGATTATGAAATCGATAAATTTGAAGAGTTGATACCGTGTTGGATAGGTTGCGGCATAATCAATGAATTTAATGTAATCAATGAAGCCTTCACTAAGGGATGCTCCCATTTGGAAGCTCTCATGGCTGCATCCTTGCTAGAGCACTCTAGTGAGGAGTATTACACGGAGAAATATGTAAAGATGCATGACGTCATCCGAGACATGGCATTATTGATGGTCTCTGAGCTAAAGAGGAGCAAAAGAAAATGGATTGTAAAAGCAGGAACTGGGTTGAGTCATTTGCCTAGACAAGAGGAATGGCAAGAAGCAGAGCGAGCATCATTCATGAGGAATAAGATTACATCTTTGCAAGAGTATGGAGCTTCCACTTTTCCAAAACTTTCTATGTTGATTCTCAGAGTTAACGATTGTCTGACAATTCCTCGGAGTTTGTTTGCAAGCATGCCACGTTTAACATACTTGGATCTCTCTAAATGTCGTATTTCAGAGCTTCCAATGGAGATTGGTACCTTAACCGATCTTCGATATTTAAATTTGTCCGACAATCTCATTAGAACTTTACCGGTCGAGTTTGGCTGTCTCAGCAAATTAGAGTACTTGCTTTTAAGGGATACCAAGCTTAAGATTGTACCCAATGGGACAATATCCAATTTATCAATGCTCAAGTGGCTGGATATAAGAGGAGTTTTCACAATACGTGACTGGTGGTTGAATGAGCTGGACATAAGAGGAATGCATCCTATGTTTGAGTGGTGGTGGGATGAGTTGAAATGTTTAAAAGGACACCATCAATTAAGTGTGGGAATTGATATTAATGCAACAACAGCTAACATTGAGCGACTGAATATGTTATCAAATGTCTCCATATGGGACCTCACTATGGATGGAGAGAATATTTCAGAACTTCCAAACCTCGATCTGGGCACTCCACAATGGTGCTACAACATAAGTGACAACCTCGAGTCTCTAACTATTCTAAATGTTGCAGTAGACAAATTAATGCTGACTGCAAGATGTTTAAAGACTCTGCATTTTTCTGAACTAAAACTATTGGAAAAGGTTTCATTGAATGGAGTTGGGGTCTACAACCTTCGTGCACTATATATTTATGGATGCTGGATGTTGAAGGATGTTTCTTGGGTTCTACAACTGCCGCACCTTAATCTTCTAGTGATAAGTGAATGTCCTGGAATGAAGAATCTAATAAGTAACTTCGGGAACTCCAACTCTAGCTCTAACATCCGGAGGTTGAGTTTGTTTTTCATGTTGAACCTCAATTGCATTACAGACCAACCACTCCATTTTCCCTACTTGGAATATATGCAAGTGCGTGCGTGCCCAAGGTTCAAAAAACTACCATTTGGAGCTGAAATATTGAAGAGCAGATTAAGAGAAATTCATGGTGATCAAATTTGGTGGAACAACTTAGAGTGGGATGAAGAGAACAACAAGAATTCCCTCACTCCTTATTTTATTCCTGATTCTAGACGGTAATATTCATTcatgatatatatttttatatgaaATCATTTATTATCTACTCTTTTATATGaaataaatgaatatttaaaaataatttagtatTTTATAAAGTAGGCAAAATTAGGTAGTTTGAGATGCGTGCTTAATTATGCAAACACTTGTAAGGGAGATTTAGGgaataaaatattttagaaaataaataccAAAATTATCTCTTGTGTATTTTGATAAATTGTCCTTTTAGTTAATGCAAGTTCGAACCGTTAAAACTACGACCGAAGTCCTTAATCTTAAGAAGCAACTAATTGCAATTTTTCTATATTTTCCCAAATAACCATTATCTTCATATGCAGTATAAAAATTAATGGCAAATCTTTTGCTGCTCCCATCTTCGAATTAGAAGGGAAATTTTGGCACAACAGTAAAATTGTTGTTTTATGATAAAAAGTCATGGGTCTGAAAATAATCTCTTGTAAAAAATAAGGTAAGACTACATATAATGGATTATTCCTCAAGACCCTGTATAACAAGAACTTCGTGTACCGGATTgcatttttttcaaattaattaaatttggctTCATGATCCACACCAATAGATTTTGTTTCTCTCTTTTTGGGAAAATTCCAGTTCACTAGCTACATGCTTTATTTGATCCCTAGATAGCAACAAAGTAAAGCATGACACTGATACAAATATAATGGAGAAATATTTGTACATTCTCTAacattgtcaaaaaaaaaaaaaaaaattattatacacAGGCGACTGTGGCGACAGTCTGGTGGCGAAGGTGGCGGCGGCGGCAATGGCGACTGCCATGGTGATGACAACAGTCTTGAGAACTCTGAAGGTTCCTAAAATCTAATGGTGAATTCCACAAGGTACATGAAAATATTATTCTGTATAGATGAATATTATTATTTAGTTTTAGAACTTGACAATGTCGTATCTTATTCTTAACTATCGGGCATCATTAGCTGCAATATTTGTTGCTTTAAGTAAAACTTTGTGATCTATGGTTCTTACTGATCCCTTGTAAATATATCAGTTCGATGATTGTCTGTCAACAATTTCAAAGGCACAAAAAATATATCTGTGAGCCCGGATCCACtatcaattttgaaaagaagcgTAGGCCTTTTGGGCAAAGAGGCTGCAGGGGTGCTTAGTGTTGTAATCGTCGTGGACGGTCAGATTGTTGAATTCTTTGGCTGGTTCGATATGTATCTAAATGTGATCGATGACTCCTAGTTAGCTAGTAAATTGAACACCTCTTTTagtatctaaatgtgatcaattctATCTTCTTCGCTTTACTTTATCATGAACTAGCATTATTTGCTCTAATAAATTGTCTTTCCACGGGAGGAACACGCATCTAAAGAAGAGATTGCATTACTTCGAAGAATCTATTAGAAATTATCATCCAACAAAAACTAATAGTCAAGAAAATGACAATGAAGCTATGGAGCACAAATGGATGGGGAAGATTAAAAGGAGATAGATTCAGTGGCTCTTAGAGTCGTCAGGCGTGTTGTCTTCTTCAACAAAATCTTCCTCAGTGTTTCGGTCTCAAATGCTCACCGTGATGATGTGGCAAAGAAATCTACCCCGGTATAAAGAACGATGATATTGAAGCATTCTCTTAGATTCTTTCCCATAACACGACAATTCTAATGACAATAATGAAAATAaactctaattgattttaatcaattgaaatttattatatttgacacataatatatgaatcaaataggaaaaatCATATTTCCaagtttattatattattatatttataattatcaTGATTGTATaccttatttaatattttaattattgttttagacaatttatataaataagtTTATTTGTTTTAGTAGTAATATTATCAAAAAGCTTTATATTAGTTCTGGCCTCTACCTATTGATTTTAATATGATATCAGAGTcatcttctcttcctctcaattTTCCTCTTTTGAATTTTTGTTACAGTAGTTACAGGAATTTTTACATCGAGGTTTGATATCATCGTCTACAGTACGGCAACCTCGGCAACTTCGGCAATAATAACTTTTTTTCTCCTTTCATCAACAACTCTTTTTTATCGACGGTAGCAATTTCGATTTTATCAATGGTAGCAACTTCGATAATATTAATCATAGCAAGACAAAGTTATTATTTGttcgttttatttttcttttgtattttttttctctttctctacTTTTTTTTCTCTTCCGTTTATGttagaaaaaaacaaaagcagaaaaaaaaaccaagtaaaaaaaaggaaaaaaatgtgCAGAAAAAAAAAGCAAAACAACAGACGGATTAAGAGGATATCATGACAAGAGTGAAACATTAGACGGATTAACTAAAGCGTTTCCTATAGAAATTGAGTTACATCAAGGATGAGCTCAAAGTCTCTACCTTTTTATACTATTCATA is a window encoding:
- the LOC121981526 gene encoding probable disease resistance protein At1g61300 → MACIKLNLNVDVNSCLKGLQATLRLRRPKSEIKRLEKEMARLRGKRDDIKNQIDEAERKGKILTNEVSQWLREVEILEGQATDIKQDFQSMSCLSCNCFNRTGDTSRNRTEAFAVNLEDEENSTTGQTQQPEDHVSMRESSNCCSIIQRAAKKLSEANELMSRAGALVQIATVQPPEPVVMLPISHRLPVGIESYVKAIVGYIDGGKENIIGIYGMGGVGKTTVLKSIQQYYLNQSKFDHVIWVVASKDCQLKRLQEEIATRLGLMTLQENDDEKACGDKLFIYLKNKKCLLFLDDIWEQLDLQLLGMAHSATERGQQQPRKVVVFTTRSETVCGQMTTTTKFKVKCLDPDKAWQLFEQNIDGDILKSDGGIKFVAQELAKECAGLPLALITVARAMLGKRSWEVWNDALHQIRDKHEWSTIGLSKDSVVMYKAFKLSYDSLENDSIRECLLCCSLWPEDYEIDKFEELIPCWIGCGIINEFNVINEAFTKGCSHLEALMAASLLEHSSEEYYTEKYVKMHDVIRDMALLMVSELKRSKRKWIVKAGTGLSHLPRQEEWQEAERASFMRNKITSLQEYGASTFPKLSMLILRVNDCLTIPRSLFASMPRLTYLDLSKCRISELPMEIGTLTDLRYLNLSDNLIRTLPVEFGCLSKLEYLLLRDTKLKIVPNGTISNLSMLKWLDIRGVFTIRDWWLNELDIRGMHPMFEWWWDELKCLKGHHQLSVGIDINATTANIERLNMLSNVSIWDLTMDGENISELPNLDLGTPQWCYNISDNLESLTILNVAVDKLMLTARCLKTLHFSELKLLEKVSLNGVGVYNLRALYIYGCWMLKDVSWVLQLPHLNLLVISECPGMKNLISNFGNSNSSSNIRRLSLFFMLNLNCITDQPLHFPYLEYMQVRACPRFKKLPFGAEILKSRLREIHGDQIWWNNLEWDEENNKNSLTPYFIPDSRRRLWRQSGGEGGGGGNGDCHGDDNSLENSEGS